The following are encoded together in the uncultured Draconibacterium sp. genome:
- a CDS encoding rod shape-determining protein: protein MGLFSFLTQEIAMDLGTANTIIIHNDKIVVDEPSIVAIDLKTEKLVAIGEKARQMQGKTHANLKTIRPLRDGVIADFNAAEQMIRGMIKMINPKPRMFSPALKLVICIPSGSTEVEIRAVRDSSEHAGGREVYMIYEPLAAAIGIGLDVEAPEGNMVVDIGGGTTEIAVISLGGIVTNKSIRIAGDDLTADIMEYMRHQHNIKIGERTAEEIKIHVGSALSQLKEPPPDYVVQGPNQMTALPIEVPVSYQEIAHCLEKSISKIETAVLSALEQTPPELYADIVVKGIWLAGGGALLKGLDKRLTDKIGIPFHIAEDPLRAVVRGTGIALKNVDNFSFLIR from the coding sequence ATGGGTTTATTTTCATTTTTAACGCAAGAGATTGCAATGGACCTTGGCACAGCCAACACAATTATCATTCACAATGATAAAATTGTAGTTGACGAACCCTCTATTGTCGCCATCGACTTAAAAACCGAGAAGCTGGTTGCAATTGGTGAAAAAGCCAGGCAGATGCAGGGTAAAACGCACGCAAACTTAAAAACAATCAGACCATTGAGAGATGGTGTAATTGCCGATTTTAATGCTGCCGAGCAGATGATTCGAGGGATGATAAAAATGATAAACCCAAAGCCGAGGATGTTTTCTCCGGCACTAAAACTGGTTATCTGTATTCCATCGGGTAGTACCGAGGTTGAAATCCGTGCGGTACGCGACTCGTCGGAACATGCCGGTGGCCGCGAGGTTTATATGATTTATGAACCTTTGGCAGCTGCAATTGGTATCGGCCTCGATGTGGAAGCACCTGAAGGAAATATGGTGGTTGACATTGGTGGAGGTACTACCGAAATTGCCGTTATTTCGCTGGGAGGTATTGTTACCAATAAATCAATTCGAATTGCCGGCGACGATTTAACTGCCGACATTATGGAATATATGCGTCACCAACACAATATTAAAATTGGTGAGCGTACAGCCGAAGAAATTAAAATACACGTGGGTTCAGCTTTATCGCAACTTAAAGAACCACCACCGGATTACGTAGTACAAGGTCCTAACCAAATGACAGCCTTACCAATTGAGGTTCCGGTTTCGTACCAGGAAATTGCACACTGCCTTGAAAAATCAATTTCGAAAATTGAAACAGCGGTTTTAAGTGCATTGGAACAAACACCTCCGGAATTATATGCCGATATTGTAGTTAAAGGAATTTGGCTTGCAGGCGGAGGTGCTTTACTTAAAGGTTTGGATAAACGTTTAACCGACAAAATCGGAATTCCATTCCACATCGCAGAAGATCCGTTAAGGGCGGTTGTTCGCGGTACCGGAATTGCTTTGAAAAACGTAGATAATTTCTCGTTCCTTATTCGATAA
- the purH gene encoding bifunctional phosphoribosylaminoimidazolecarboxamide formyltransferase/IMP cyclohydrolase: MADNKKIKTALVSVFHKENLDKIVTKLNDLGVKILSTGGTKSFIEGLGVEVTSVESLTGYPSILGGRVKTLHPKVFGGILSRRDNQGDVSQLTEYEIPEIDLVIVDLYPFEDTVASGAEEQDIIEKIDIGGISLIRAAAKNFKDVVIVPSQNEYEPLLSHLEKNNGEFTMAERKWFAGRAFGVSSHYDAAIFSYFNEGVDAGTERISLNGGEVLRYGENPHQAATFFKFNNSSEGVSLADAQVLQGKALSYNNMLDADAAWKSASDAYHAVTHLGNKVAVSVVKHLNPCGLAVTGNILESLDLAWEGDPISAFGSIICFTDTVTKDVAEWFGKKFVEIIIAPEFTDEALEVFGKKKNLRLLVTPVKNEITKEKLYRSISGGMLVQDEDEGLDAELNTVTAKEFETSKINLAKFGTVACKHLKSNAIAVVTENENGAFWLTGAGMGQPNRLDSLRYLTMPRFNLKNGLDIENSVLISDAFFPFRDSIEAANEYGVKYIIEPGGSIRDDEVIEACNEFGIAMAFTGRRHFRH, encoded by the coding sequence ATGGCTGATAATAAAAAAATTAAGACTGCTTTGGTTTCAGTCTTTCACAAAGAAAACTTAGATAAGATTGTTACCAAACTGAACGACTTGGGTGTTAAGATTTTAAGTACCGGTGGTACAAAAAGTTTTATCGAAGGATTGGGCGTTGAAGTAACTTCTGTTGAAAGTTTAACCGGTTATCCTTCCATTCTTGGTGGACGTGTAAAAACATTGCATCCAAAAGTATTTGGTGGAATTTTGTCGCGCCGTGATAATCAGGGAGATGTTAGCCAATTAACAGAATATGAGATCCCGGAAATTGATTTGGTAATTGTTGATTTGTATCCTTTTGAAGATACTGTTGCTTCGGGAGCTGAAGAGCAGGATATTATTGAAAAAATCGATATCGGTGGAATTTCATTGATTCGTGCCGCAGCAAAAAATTTCAAAGACGTTGTAATTGTTCCTTCTCAAAACGAATACGAGCCATTATTAAGTCATTTGGAAAAAAATAATGGAGAATTTACAATGGCCGAACGCAAATGGTTTGCCGGTCGTGCCTTTGGAGTTTCGTCGCATTACGATGCAGCCATTTTTAGTTATTTTAACGAAGGTGTTGATGCCGGAACAGAGCGCATTAGTTTAAATGGTGGCGAGGTTTTACGTTACGGCGAAAATCCACATCAGGCTGCTACTTTCTTTAAATTTAATAATTCAAGCGAAGGTGTTTCATTGGCCGATGCACAAGTATTACAAGGAAAAGCCCTTTCGTACAACAATATGCTCGATGCCGATGCCGCATGGAAATCGGCCAGCGATGCTTACCATGCTGTAACCCATTTGGGAAATAAAGTGGCAGTTTCGGTGGTAAAACACTTAAATCCATGTGGATTGGCTGTTACCGGAAATATACTTGAATCGCTTGATCTGGCCTGGGAAGGAGATCCTATTAGTGCTTTTGGTAGTATAATTTGTTTTACCGATACCGTTACAAAAGACGTTGCCGAGTGGTTTGGTAAAAAATTCGTGGAAATTATTATTGCTCCCGAATTTACAGATGAAGCCTTGGAAGTATTTGGTAAAAAGAAAAATTTGCGTTTGTTGGTTACTCCGGTTAAAAACGAAATAACAAAAGAGAAATTATACCGTTCAATAAGTGGAGGTATGTTGGTTCAGGACGAAGACGAAGGATTGGACGCCGAATTAAATACAGTTACTGCCAAAGAATTTGAAACAAGCAAAATTAACCTTGCCAAATTTGGAACAGTGGCTTGCAAACACTTAAAAAGTAACGCGATTGCTGTTGTTACCGAAAATGAAAACGGTGCGTTCTGGTTAACCGGAGCAGGCATGGGGCAACCAAACCGATTGGATAGTTTACGTTATTTAACCATGCCTCGTTTTAATTTGAAAAACGGTTTGGATATTGAAAACTCGGTACTTATTTCTGATGCATTTTTCCCATTCCGCGACAGTATTGAAGCTGCCAACGAATATGGTGTAAAATACATTATTGAACCGGGAGGAAGTATTCGTGACGACGAAGTTATTGAAGCTTGTAATGAATTTGGTATTGCAATGGCATTTACCGGACGCAGACACTTCAGACATTAA